One genomic window of Leptotrichia shahii includes the following:
- the fabD gene encoding ACP S-malonyltransferase, whose translation MSKIAFVFPGQGTQYAGMGKKLYDEVNDENKKLIDKIFENNEDVKKVIFEGTDEELKNTKYAQPAIALFSVILTKLLKEKGINADFVAGHSLGEYSSLYAAQVLNEIDTLKLIAKRGEIMSHANVSGGMAAILGLSAADVENICNGIDGTVEAVNYNEPKQTVIAGEKEAIEKNLELFKEKGARRALPLAVSGPFHSSLMKPVAETLKKEFENYTWNDPAIPIIANTTANILTSAKEIKNELYNQTFGPVKWVDTINKLAENGVTKIYEIGPGKVLAGLIKKINKEIEVINIENVESL comes from the coding sequence ATGTCAAAAATTGCTTTTGTATTTCCAGGACAAGGTACACAGTATGCTGGAATGGGGAAAAAATTATACGATGAAGTAAATGATGAAAATAAAAAATTAATTGATAAAATTTTTGAAAATAATGAAGATGTAAAGAAAGTTATTTTTGAAGGAACTGACGAAGAATTAAAAAATACAAAATATGCACAACCTGCAATTGCATTATTTTCAGTTATTTTAACTAAATTATTAAAAGAAAAAGGTATAAATGCAGATTTTGTGGCTGGACATAGCTTGGGAGAATACAGTTCTTTATATGCGGCTCAAGTTTTAAATGAAATTGATACATTAAAATTGATTGCAAAAAGAGGGGAAATAATGAGCCATGCTAATGTTAGCGGGGGAATGGCTGCAATATTAGGACTTAGTGCAGCAGATGTTGAAAATATCTGCAATGGAATTGATGGAACTGTGGAAGCAGTAAATTATAATGAGCCAAAGCAGACTGTTATTGCTGGAGAAAAAGAAGCAATTGAAAAAAATCTTGAATTATTTAAGGAAAAAGGTGCAAGAAGAGCATTGCCACTAGCAGTTTCAGGACCTTTCCATTCATCATTGATGAAGCCTGTTGCCGAAACTTTAAAAAAAGAATTTGAAAATTATACTTGGAATGATCCAGCAATTCCAATTATTGCAAATACTACAGCAAATATTTTAACTTCAGCTAAAGAAATAAAAAATGAATTGTATAATCAGACATTCGGTCCAGTAAAATGGGTTGACACAATAAATAAGCTAGCTGAAAATGGAGTTACAAAGATTTATGAAATTGGACCAGGAAAAGTATTGGCAGGATTAATTAAAAAGATTAATAAAGAAATAGAAGTTATTAATATTGAAAATGTAGAAAGTTTGTAA
- a CDS encoding prepilin-type N-terminal cleavage/methylation domain-containing protein, whose amino-acid sequence MDKVIKNNQKKIGKMKRREGNKKLREREKGFTLVEVILVVAIITIISAIAVPQVGKYLNKANRSKVIGAVAELNNTSTSWSIDHGGDSPKNLQDILTEHGNLNKLGIGLDSSGKFKIGNIEGNVVYQNGEIFAKISAGSKAFAGEEIRK is encoded by the coding sequence ATGGATAAGGTTATAAAAAATAATCAAAAAAAGATTGGAAAGATGAAAAGAAGGGAGGGAAATAAAAAATTACGAGAACGTGAAAAAGGATTTACACTTGTGGAAGTGATTTTAGTAGTAGCAATTATTACAATAATATCAGCAATTGCTGTACCTCAAGTTGGAAAATATTTGAATAAGGCTAATAGAAGTAAAGTTATTGGAGCAGTTGCAGAGCTTAATAACACATCAACTTCTTGGAGTATTGACCATGGAGGAGATTCGCCTAAAAATCTTCAGGATATTTTGACAGAACATGGAAACTTAAATAAACTTGGAATTGGGTTAGATAGTAGTGGAAAATTTAAAATTGGGAATATTGAAGGAAATGTTGTTTATCAGAATGGAGAAATTTTTGCAAAAATTTCTGCAGGAAGCAAGGCATTTGCAGGGGAAGAAATTAGAAAATAA
- a CDS encoding prepilin peptidase, which yields MKLEIINSIVEVIKYCIFFRIIWVDIKKRIIPEESVVVLIVLGLISAIQNDNLEKYYLGICAYSMPMIVLYILEDYFGKTLIGFGDVKLMMGIGGLLGYFGIEKILNFYMILYIFSGIIAFLFLFLKKWKKYEYIPFAPFIIASYVIFVIFKK from the coding sequence ATGAAACTTGAAATAATAAATAGTATAGTCGAAGTTATTAAATATTGTATTTTTTTTAGAATAATTTGGGTTGATATAAAAAAGAGGATAATTCCTGAAGAGAGTGTTGTTGTTTTAATTGTTTTAGGATTAATATCGGCAATTCAAAATGATAATTTGGAAAAGTATTATTTGGGAATTTGTGCCTATTCAATGCCGATGATAGTGCTTTATATTTTAGAAGATTATTTTGGAAAAACGCTGATAGGCTTTGGGGATGTGAAGCTAATGATGGGGATTGGTGGACTTTTGGGATATTTTGGGATAGAGAAAATATTGAATTTTTATATGATTCTATATATTTTTTCAGGAATTATTGCTTTTTTATTTTTATTTTTGAAAAAATGGAAGAAATATGAATATATACCATTTGCACCGTTTATTATCGCAAGTTATGTTATTTTTGTAATTTTTAAAAAGTGA
- a CDS encoding type IV pilus modification PilV family protein: MEKNRGETLIESLISMFFVTVAIIPISNLFLKTFQTDVKVDDLNKKNVNIENMIEIIKAKKYEEILNFSEKYEILKVDDFYDRFAIEKKYQVLKNLEQRQDKNGKIQENKMNVEIKRTDGYFINEYGNKKYVFEINIDKVKDYYFPDFDEQS; the protein is encoded by the coding sequence ATGGAAAAAAATAGGGGAGAAACGTTAATTGAAAGTCTTATTTCAATGTTTTTTGTTACAGTTGCCATTATTCCAATTTCAAATTTATTTTTAAAAACTTTTCAAACAGATGTGAAAGTAGATGATTTAAATAAAAAAAATGTAAATATTGAAAATATGATTGAAATAATAAAGGCAAAAAAATATGAGGAAATATTGAATTTTAGTGAAAAATATGAGATTTTAAAAGTGGATGATTTTTATGATAGATTTGCAATTGAAAAAAAGTATCAAGTTTTAAAAAATTTGGAGCAAAGGCAGGATAAAAATGGAAAAATTCAAGAGAATAAAATGAATGTGGAAATAAAGAGAACGGATGGGTATTTTATTAATGAATATGGAAATAAGAAGTATGTTTTTGAAATAAATATTGATAAAGTAAAGGATTATTACTTTCCTGATTTTGATGAACAGAGTTAA
- a CDS encoding prepilin-type N-terminal cleavage/methylation domain-containing protein, which translates to MIGKVKNRRSGYLLVEILISMFIFSVLVFVISVFLKRIIIVEKAKKDNQKIYEKMYFSMDKMVLDIKNRDSQKFSYEGENNNILVRENLIVFKLNEIFYKIEYDKGKLFVSDAENIGKFGSKVEIGKFNEVKFEKAGKLLIIRLKENKNEDIRIIKI; encoded by the coding sequence ATGATTGGAAAGGTAAAAAATAGAAGAAGCGGATATTTATTGGTAGAAATATTGATAAGTATGTTTATATTTTCTGTGCTTGTTTTTGTCATCTCTGTATTTTTAAAACGGATAATCATTGTAGAAAAGGCTAAGAAAGATAATCAGAAAATATATGAGAAAATGTATTTTTCAATGGATAAAATGGTTTTGGATATAAAAAATAGGGATTCGCAGAAATTTTCTTATGAAGGAGAAAATAATAATATTTTGGTTAGGGAAAATTTGATAGTTTTTAAATTAAATGAAATTTTTTATAAAATTGAATATGACAAAGGAAAACTTTTCGTTTCAGATGCTGAAAATATTGGAAAATTTGGAAGTAAAGTGGAAATTGGAAAATTTAATGAAGTAAAATTTGAAAAGGCAGGGAAATTACTGATTATTCGATTAAAGGAAAATAAAAATGAAGATATTAGGATTATAAAAATTTAA
- a CDS encoding type II secretion system protein GspD encodes MKGKKKFRFITALILFFYFSGNNIFGAKVADYVNKSDVENARKIFIYEVPKKVQTDNKKKTNDGNKAKNNSNQDSKNSQNVNKNNNSANKKEENKNKGSNQSQIQNQVQQTVKEIKKKTGEVDLEYRNGKDITEALNGFFGFEVIGIDNKVIFSGDENKIEEMRRIIKSLDKEKEQVIIKGTIIDTSSNLFERLGIDWSINGDNANTSKDNLVAKFLNGEVSIASIFSKGGKFLGIDFNLLKENGDIRIEAMPTLMIMENEEGELKVTEEVLVGEKKTTKNDTEYVEPIFSEAGIVFRINPEIRKINGVKKILLKIDTEISNFRLTSSYNASSGAKQKNQTKTTITLNNGGSTFIGGLKQDVSKETIRRVPFLSKIPIIGPLFKYRRNNREVRDIYIEIEAIIQDKT; translated from the coding sequence TTGAAGGGAAAGAAAAAATTTAGGTTTATAACTGCTTTAATTTTGTTTTTTTATTTTTCAGGAAATAATATTTTTGGAGCAAAAGTAGCTGATTATGTTAATAAAAGTGATGTTGAAAATGCTAGAAAAATATTTATTTATGAAGTTCCAAAGAAAGTGCAAACTGATAATAAAAAAAAGACAAATGATGGGAATAAAGCTAAAAACAATAGTAATCAAGATAGTAAAAATAGTCAGAATGTAAATAAAAATAATAATTCTGCCAATAAAAAAGAAGAAAATAAAAATAAAGGAAGTAACCAGAGTCAAATTCAAAATCAAGTACAGCAAACTGTGAAGGAAATAAAAAAGAAAACTGGAGAAGTTGATTTGGAATATAGAAATGGGAAGGATATTACTGAGGCACTTAATGGTTTTTTTGGGTTTGAAGTGATTGGAATTGATAATAAGGTAATCTTTAGCGGAGATGAGAATAAAATCGAAGAGATGAGAAGAATTATAAAATCACTAGATAAAGAAAAGGAGCAAGTTATAATAAAGGGAACTATAATTGATACAAGTTCTAATTTATTTGAGAGACTTGGTATTGACTGGAGCATAAATGGTGATAATGCAAATACAAGCAAGGATAATTTAGTAGCAAAATTTTTGAATGGAGAAGTTTCAATTGCCTCAATTTTTTCTAAAGGAGGAAAGTTTTTAGGGATAGATTTTAATTTATTGAAGGAAAATGGGGATATACGGATTGAGGCTATGCCGACACTGATGATTATGGAAAATGAGGAAGGAGAATTGAAGGTTACGGAAGAAGTACTGGTTGGAGAAAAGAAAACTACGAAAAATGATACTGAATATGTAGAGCCAATTTTTTCTGAAGCCGGAATTGTTTTTAGAATAAATCCTGAAATTAGGAAAATTAATGGAGTGAAGAAAATTTTGCTTAAAATTGATACAGAAATAAGTAATTTTAGACTAACTTCAAGTTACAATGCCTCTTCTGGTGCTAAACAAAAAAACCAGACAAAAACAACAATTACATTAAATAATGGAGGTTCGACTTTTATTGGCGGATTAAAGCAGGATGTAAGTAAGGAGACAATAAGAAGAGTTCCATTTCTATCAAAAATCCCTATAATTGGTCCACTATTTAAGTATCGCAGAAATAATAGGGAAGTGCGGGATATTTATATTGAAATTGAAGCGATTATACAAGATAAAACTTAA
- the rfaE1 gene encoding D-glycero-beta-D-manno-heptose-7-phosphate kinase: MVSIQRIEEIIKKFNDIRIAVIGDMMLDEYLIGKVNRISPEAPVPIVNIEKERFVLGGASNVANNLTSLGGKAYVYGVIGNDANGEKFVKELEVKNVNSDGIVKDDTRPTIIKSRVLSQGQQLLRLDWEKDTDISEDIQNKILENFEKNIENIDAVLLSDYNKGLLTNNLSKKVIEIVKKHNKRVMVDPKPQNFKNYVGATSMTPNRKEILDYFGMKKFTSEEQIAEKMAQLKEELKLDSVVLTRSEEGVSLFKTKHKRIPTVAREVYDVTGAGDTFISTFLLSICAGADLYEAGVIANMASGIVVAKIGTAAATQDEILEFYKDNDSILKSI, encoded by the coding sequence ATGGTTTCAATTCAAAGGATTGAAGAAATAATAAAAAAATTTAATGATATTAGAATAGCTGTTATTGGTGATATGATGTTAGATGAATATTTGATTGGAAAAGTAAACAGAATTTCTCCAGAAGCTCCTGTTCCGATTGTGAACATAGAAAAGGAAAGATTTGTACTTGGAGGAGCTTCAAATGTAGCAAATAATTTGACTTCGCTTGGAGGAAAGGCTTATGTCTATGGGGTTATTGGAAATGATGCTAATGGAGAAAAATTTGTTAAAGAACTTGAAGTCAAAAATGTAAATTCTGATGGAATTGTTAAAGATGATACACGTCCAACGATTATTAAAAGCAGAGTTTTATCTCAAGGACAGCAGTTGTTAAGGTTAGATTGGGAAAAGGATACTGATATTTCAGAAGATATTCAAAATAAGATTTTAGAAAATTTTGAAAAGAATATTGAAAATATTGATGCAGTATTGCTTTCAGATTATAACAAAGGATTGCTTACGAATAATTTATCTAAAAAAGTAATTGAAATAGTTAAGAAACATAATAAAAGGGTAATGGTTGATCCAAAACCGCAAAATTTTAAAAATTATGTTGGAGCAACTTCAATGACTCCAAATAGAAAAGAAATTCTGGATTATTTTGGAATGAAAAAATTTACAAGTGAAGAGCAGATCGCTGAAAAAATGGCACAATTAAAGGAAGAACTAAAATTGGATAGTGTTGTGCTTACTAGAAGTGAAGAGGGAGTTTCATTATTTAAGACTAAACATAAGAGAATACCGACTGTGGCAAGGGAAGTTTACGATGTGACAGGTGCTGGAGATACATTTATATCAACATTTTTACTTTCAATATGTGCTGGAGCGGATTTATATGAGGCTGGGGTAATTGCAAATATGGCATCTGGAATTGTAGTTGCAAAAATAGGAACAGCTGCTGCGACACAAGATGAAATATTAGAATTTTATAAGGATAATGATAGTATATTAAAAAGTATATAA
- a CDS encoding ROK family protein, which translates to MAIIAAVEAGGTKFICGLGTEDGKVIDRISIPTTTPKETMEKVVEYFKDKEFDVIGVGSFGPIDPVKGSKTYGYITKTPKPYWSDYDLIGELKKHYDVPMEFDTDVNGAALAESWWGAGENLKNVMYITVGTGIGAGAVVDGKMLQGLTHPEMGHIFLKRHKDDKFEGRCPFHKDCMEGMAAGPAIEDRWGKKGFELADRSEVWDMEAYYLAQAVVNYILILSPQKIIMGGGVMKQKQLFPLIRKYVLEFLNGYVQKEEILEKIDDYIVYPGLGDEAGFVGSIALGKIALENSKK; encoded by the coding sequence ATGGCAATTATTGCAGCAGTTGAAGCTGGGGGAACTAAATTTATTTGTGGATTGGGGACAGAAGATGGAAAGGTTATAGACAGAATAAGTATTCCAACTACAACGCCAAAAGAGACTATGGAAAAAGTCGTCGAATATTTTAAGGACAAGGAATTTGATGTAATAGGAGTTGGAAGTTTTGGACCAATTGATCCTGTAAAAGGTTCTAAAACTTATGGATATATTACAAAAACTCCAAAACCTTACTGGAGTGATTATGATTTAATAGGAGAATTAAAAAAACATTATGATGTTCCAATGGAATTTGATACTGATGTAAATGGAGCGGCACTTGCGGAAAGCTGGTGGGGTGCTGGAGAAAATCTTAAAAATGTTATGTATATTACAGTAGGAACTGGAATTGGTGCTGGAGCAGTTGTCGATGGAAAAATGCTTCAAGGGTTAACACACCCTGAAATGGGTCATATATTTTTAAAAAGACATAAGGATGATAAATTTGAAGGAAGATGTCCTTTTCATAAGGACTGTATGGAAGGAATGGCAGCAGGTCCTGCAATAGAGGACAGATGGGGTAAAAAAGGATTTGAACTTGCTGACAGATCTGAAGTTTGGGATATGGAGGCATATTATTTGGCTCAAGCTGTAGTAAATTACATTTTGATTTTATCACCACAAAAAATAATTATGGGTGGAGGAGTTATGAAGCAAAAGCAACTGTTCCCATTAATTAGAAAATACGTATTAGAATTTTTGAATGGTTATGTTCAAAAAGAGGAAATTTTGGAAAAAATTGATGATTATATTGTTTAT